A window of Etheostoma spectabile isolate EspeVRDwgs_2016 chromosome 18, UIUC_Espe_1.0, whole genome shotgun sequence contains these coding sequences:
- the riox1 gene encoding ribosomal oxygenase 1 isoform X2 yields the protein MERKHMSAFALYKTLSTDLPPPATKPSLQDEECVNGAGEALDAMLADLGKVNNSRERASKLFQWLINPIPAKSFFRETWEKKPILVQRKTPDYYKGLFSTAEFDRILRQEDVQYGVNLDVTSYSNGKRETHNPPGRALPFTVWDFYESGCSLRMLNPQAFSSTVWNVLSILQEQFGSMAGANVYLTPPGTQGFAPHYDDIEAFVVQLEGKKHWRVYNPRTEDEVLPVLSSANFDQADIGKPILEVVLEAGDLLYFPRGFIHQGDCLPDAHSLHITISSHQKNSWGELLQKLVPAALEIAMEEDVEFRQGLPLDYLTYMGVQNSDKDDPRRTKFFSRIESLMKKLITYAPVDAAVDQKARDFLHDCLPPMLTPEELASSVQGASTRWERGQVLDIGAQITTQTRVRILRAGCARLCSDGEAVHLYYTTDNSRVYHKEEPKSFEIKSEHTDAMEFLIHSYPKFVTVGSFPCDSADDRIALAELLFERGIIHTAEPL from the exons ATGGAGCGAAAACACATGTCAGCTTTTGCTTTGTATAAAACGTTATCAACCGACCTGCCTCCTCCTGCTACGAAACCTTCCCTGCAG GATGAGGAGTGTGTGAATGGAGCTGGTGAGGCTCTGGATGCTATGCTGGCCGATCTGGGAAAAGTCAACAACAGCAGGGAGCGAGCGAGCAAGCTGTTCCAGTGGCTCATCAACCCCATTCCTGCGAAGTCCTTCTTCAG GGAAACGTGGGAAAAGAAACCCATTCTTGTTCAACGTAAGACTCCAGATTATTACAAGGGACTGTTCTCCACAGCAGAGTTTGATCGCATATTAAGACAG GAAGATGTTCAGTATGGAGTGAACCTGGATGTCACGAGCTACTCTAACGGCAAAAGAGAGACGCACAATCCTCCGGGAAGAGCTCTGCCGTTCACTGTGTGGGACTTCTATGAG AGTGGCTGCTCCCTCCGCATGCTGAATCCCCAGGCTTTCTCCTCCACGGTGTGGAACGTGCTGTCCATCCTCCAAGAGCAGTTTGGCAGCATGGCAGGAGCCAACGT ATACCTGACGCCACCTGGAACACAAGGCTTTGCTCCACATTATGACGACATTGAGGCGTTTGTGGTTCAGCTGGAGGGGAAGAAACATTGGAGAGTGTACAACCCAAG GACGGAAGATGAGGTCTTGCCTGTGCTTTCGAGTG CCAACTTCGATCAGGCAGACATCGGGAAGCCGATTCTGGAAGTGGTGCTCGAAGCCGGGGATCTCCTTTACTTTCCCCGAGGATTCATCCACCAGGGCGACTGCCTCCCGGACGCTCACTCCCTCCACATCACCATCTCCTCTCACCAGAAGAACAGCTGGGGGGAATTGCTACAGAAG TTGGTTCCAGCAGCATTGGAAATAGCCATGGAGGAGGATGTGGAGTTCAGACAGGGCTTACCTCTGGATTACCTGACATACATGGGAGTACAGAACTCTGACAAG GATGACCCACGCAGGACAAAATTCTTCTCGCGAATTGAGAGTCTGATGAAGAAGCTTATTACTTATGCCCCAGTCGACGCCGCCGTGGATCAGAAAGCCAGAGACTTCCTCCATGACTGCCTTCCTCCCATGCTCACACCGG AGGAATTGGCCAGCAGTGTGCAAGGAGCATCTACTAGGTGGGAGCGCGGGCAAGTTCTGGATATAGGTGCACAAATCACTACTCAGACCCGAGTCAGAATTCTCCGTGCTGGATGTGCCAG GTTATGTAGTGATGGAGAAGCTGTTCATCTGTACTACACAACAGACAACTCCAGAGTTTACCACAAAGAGGAGCCCAAGAGTTTCGAAATAAAATCAGAG CACACAGATGCCATGGAGTTTCTGATCCATTCATATCCCAAATTTGTGACAGTAGGAAGTTTCCCATGCGATTCTGCAGACGACAGG ATCGCTTTGGCTGAACTGCTTTTCGAGAGGGGGATTATCCACACTGCAGAACCTCTGTAA
- the riox1 gene encoding ribosomal oxygenase 1 isoform X1, with product MERKHMSAFALYKTLSTDLPPPATKPSLQVADKKKRKKENGANKVNTVKAQLKPERKKVRKKLLKSAKKEESLKGMTEDEECVNGAGEALDAMLADLGKVNNSRERASKLFQWLINPIPAKSFFRETWEKKPILVQRKTPDYYKGLFSTAEFDRILRQEDVQYGVNLDVTSYSNGKRETHNPPGRALPFTVWDFYESGCSLRMLNPQAFSSTVWNVLSILQEQFGSMAGANVYLTPPGTQGFAPHYDDIEAFVVQLEGKKHWRVYNPRTEDEVLPVLSSANFDQADIGKPILEVVLEAGDLLYFPRGFIHQGDCLPDAHSLHITISSHQKNSWGELLQKLVPAALEIAMEEDVEFRQGLPLDYLTYMGVQNSDKDDPRRTKFFSRIESLMKKLITYAPVDAAVDQKARDFLHDCLPPMLTPEELASSVQGASTRWERGQVLDIGAQITTQTRVRILRAGCARLCSDGEAVHLYYTTDNSRVYHKEEPKSFEIKSEHTDAMEFLIHSYPKFVTVGSFPCDSADDRIALAELLFERGIIHTAEPL from the exons ATGGAGCGAAAACACATGTCAGCTTTTGCTTTGTATAAAACGTTATCAACCGACCTGCCTCCTCCTGCTACGAAACCTTCCCTGCAG GTGGCAGataagaagaaaaggaaaaaggagaatGGGGCTAATAAGGTCAACACAGTTAAAGCTCAATTAAAGCCTGAAAGGAAGAAAGTGCGAAAGAAGCTCCTAAAGTCTGCAAAAAAAGAGGAGAGCCTTAAGGGAATGACAGAA GATGAGGAGTGTGTGAATGGAGCTGGTGAGGCTCTGGATGCTATGCTGGCCGATCTGGGAAAAGTCAACAACAGCAGGGAGCGAGCGAGCAAGCTGTTCCAGTGGCTCATCAACCCCATTCCTGCGAAGTCCTTCTTCAG GGAAACGTGGGAAAAGAAACCCATTCTTGTTCAACGTAAGACTCCAGATTATTACAAGGGACTGTTCTCCACAGCAGAGTTTGATCGCATATTAAGACAG GAAGATGTTCAGTATGGAGTGAACCTGGATGTCACGAGCTACTCTAACGGCAAAAGAGAGACGCACAATCCTCCGGGAAGAGCTCTGCCGTTCACTGTGTGGGACTTCTATGAG AGTGGCTGCTCCCTCCGCATGCTGAATCCCCAGGCTTTCTCCTCCACGGTGTGGAACGTGCTGTCCATCCTCCAAGAGCAGTTTGGCAGCATGGCAGGAGCCAACGT ATACCTGACGCCACCTGGAACACAAGGCTTTGCTCCACATTATGACGACATTGAGGCGTTTGTGGTTCAGCTGGAGGGGAAGAAACATTGGAGAGTGTACAACCCAAG GACGGAAGATGAGGTCTTGCCTGTGCTTTCGAGTG CCAACTTCGATCAGGCAGACATCGGGAAGCCGATTCTGGAAGTGGTGCTCGAAGCCGGGGATCTCCTTTACTTTCCCCGAGGATTCATCCACCAGGGCGACTGCCTCCCGGACGCTCACTCCCTCCACATCACCATCTCCTCTCACCAGAAGAACAGCTGGGGGGAATTGCTACAGAAG TTGGTTCCAGCAGCATTGGAAATAGCCATGGAGGAGGATGTGGAGTTCAGACAGGGCTTACCTCTGGATTACCTGACATACATGGGAGTACAGAACTCTGACAAG GATGACCCACGCAGGACAAAATTCTTCTCGCGAATTGAGAGTCTGATGAAGAAGCTTATTACTTATGCCCCAGTCGACGCCGCCGTGGATCAGAAAGCCAGAGACTTCCTCCATGACTGCCTTCCTCCCATGCTCACACCGG AGGAATTGGCCAGCAGTGTGCAAGGAGCATCTACTAGGTGGGAGCGCGGGCAAGTTCTGGATATAGGTGCACAAATCACTACTCAGACCCGAGTCAGAATTCTCCGTGCTGGATGTGCCAG GTTATGTAGTGATGGAGAAGCTGTTCATCTGTACTACACAACAGACAACTCCAGAGTTTACCACAAAGAGGAGCCCAAGAGTTTCGAAATAAAATCAGAG CACACAGATGCCATGGAGTTTCTGATCCATTCATATCCCAAATTTGTGACAGTAGGAAGTTTCCCATGCGATTCTGCAGACGACAGG ATCGCTTTGGCTGAACTGCTTTTCGAGAGGGGGATTATCCACACTGCAGAACCTCTGTAA
- the ndufb1 gene encoding NADH dehydrogenase [ubiquinone] 1 beta subcomplex subunit 1, whose protein sequence is MVNFVALAREHWVNILVPMGFVIGWYLDKQQDQKLTAFRNKSALFSRELKSGEEVTWK, encoded by the exons ATGGTCAACTTTGTTGCACTTGCCCGTGAGCATTGGGTGAACATCTTAGTGCCCATGGGCTTTGTGATTGGATGGTACCTTGACAAACAGCAGGACCAGAAGCTAACAGCTTTCAGGAACAAAAGTGCTTTGTTCAGCAG GGAGCTGAAGTCTGGTGAGGAGGTGACCTGGAAGTAG